In Hydrogenoanaerobacterium saccharovorans, a single window of DNA contains:
- a CDS encoding undecaprenyl-diphosphate phosphatase, whose protein sequence is MDFVEILKVVLIGIIEGITEWLPISSTGHMILADEFIKLNITPEFKEMFLVVIQLGAILAVVLLYFRKLNPFALSKTPAQRRDTVILWIKVVIAVLPAAIIGIPFDDQIDKLFYNYQTVTATLIIYGVLFLLLENRNRKRKPLIKDFSQLTYKTAALIGVFQVLALIPGTSRSGATILGAILLGTSRYVAAEFSFFLSIPVMFGASAIKLIKFGFHFTPDEWVILLTGMVVAFVVSILAIKFLMGYIKKHDFKAFGWYRIILGAIVAVYFIFFAK, encoded by the coding sequence ATGGATTTTGTAGAGATTCTTAAAGTTGTGCTGATAGGCATCATTGAAGGTATCACCGAATGGCTCCCCATCAGCAGTACAGGGCACATGATTTTGGCAGATGAGTTTATTAAACTCAACATTACGCCCGAGTTTAAAGAAATGTTTTTGGTTGTAATCCAGCTCGGTGCAATTTTGGCAGTCGTACTGCTTTATTTTCGTAAGTTAAATCCTTTTGCGTTGAGCAAAACACCTGCACAACGCCGCGATACAGTGATTTTATGGATTAAGGTAGTAATTGCAGTACTGCCCGCAGCGATTATCGGCATTCCGTTTGACGACCAGATTGATAAACTGTTTTACAATTACCAAACAGTTACCGCAACGCTTATTATTTACGGTGTGCTGTTTCTCTTGCTTGAGAATCGCAACCGTAAACGCAAGCCGCTTATCAAAGATTTTTCGCAGCTTACTTACAAAACCGCCGCTTTGATTGGTGTATTCCAGGTGCTGGCACTCATTCCGGGCACATCTCGTTCGGGTGCAACCATTCTCGGTGCTATTTTGTTAGGTACTTCGCGTTATGTTGCCGCAGAATTTTCTTTCTTTCTTTCCATCCCCGTTATGTTTGGGGCAAGTGCGATTAAACTAATTAAATTTGGCTTTCATTTTACCCCGGATGAGTGGGTGATTTTGCTTACAGGTATGGTTGTTGCTTTTGTTGTATCCATCCTTGCTATCAAGTTCTTGATGGGTTATATTAAAAAGCACGATTTTAAAGCGTTTGGTTGGTATCGTATTATATTGGGCGCCATTGTAGCAGTGTACTTTATATTTTTTGCTAAGTAG
- a CDS encoding methylated-DNA--[protein]-cysteine S-methyltransferase gives MKAIWYYDTPIGKVAIAEKEGSITNLYFETDSIPQERDFAQCETDVIKEAHRQLQAYLAGTLQEFSLPLAPAGTPFMQQVWQCLCQIPYGATASYKQIAQMAGNSKACRAVGLANNKNPIPLFIPCHRVVGSSGKLVGYRGGLDLKKKLLALEKVSSIVK, from the coding sequence ATGAAGGCAATCTGGTATTACGACACACCAATCGGCAAAGTTGCAATTGCAGAAAAAGAGGGTTCTATTACAAATTTGTATTTTGAAACAGACAGTATCCCGCAAGAGCGCGACTTTGCCCAATGCGAAACTGATGTAATTAAAGAGGCTCATCGTCAGCTGCAAGCCTATCTTGCAGGTACGTTACAAGAGTTTTCGCTGCCTCTTGCTCCTGCTGGCACACCGTTTATGCAGCAGGTTTGGCAGTGCCTTTGCCAAATACCGTACGGCGCAACCGCAAGTTACAAGCAAATAGCGCAAATGGCAGGCAACAGCAAAGCCTGCCGTGCTGTGGGGCTTGCGAACAACAAAAACCCCATACCGCTTTTTATCCCTTGCCATAGGGTTGTGGGCAGCAGCGGTAAGCTGGTAGGCTACCGCGGCGGGCTCGATTTAAAGAAAAAGCTTTTAGCCCTTGAAAAAGTTTCTTCAATAGTGAAATAA
- a CDS encoding GH36-type glycosyl hydrolase domain-containing protein yields the protein MQYGYFDNKKREYVINRVDVPVSWTNYIGVNEMCGVLNHTAGGYLFYKSPEYHRITRFRPNGVPMDRPGHYVYVRDDDTGEYWSISWQPVGKPLDKARYECRHGLSYSRYICDYNGINAQQTLFIPIEDPVELWDVTLHNSSDRERHLSIFSYCEFSFHHIEMDNKNHQMSLYASGSSYQDGIIQYDLFYEEDGYQFFTSNFTPDGYDCVRDAFLGSYRTETNPLAVERGACSGSTEFGGNHCAVLHKKVSIQSGENARLLFMLGEQGYENAKVMRKKYSDEATVDRCFADLAKFWDDKLSRLQVNTPNEGMNTMLNIWTLYQSEINVMFSRFASFIEVGGRTGLGYRDTAQDAMTVPHSNPQKCRQRIIELLRGLVTQGYGLHLFQPEWFDPQEKKQSFKSPTVVPTPNKSQMIHGLEDTCADDALWLIAAIVEYIKETGEFSLLDETVTYADGGSGTVYEHMTKILDFSTEQVGANGICKGLRADWNDCLNLGGGESAMVSFLHYWALQYFIELACYVGKTEDAAKYGAIAKQIKAVSEKVLWDGKWYARGITAKGRKIGVQSDSEGRVHLESNAWAVLSGVAGKEHGELCMDSVNEYLYTPYGLMLVAPAYSTPDDDIGFVTRVYRGVKENGSVFSHSNPWAWAAEAKLGRGTRAMKFYDALCPYHQNNLIEIRQSEPYSYCQFIMGKDHTAHGRARHPFMTGSGGWSYFAATRFLLGIRPDFNHLMIDPCIPSHWQGFTAVRKWRGATYNITVQNPNGVEKGVKTVLLAGKTLEGGAVPCQPTGSVNDVTIIMG from the coding sequence GTGCAGTACGGCTATTTTGACAATAAAAAAAGAGAGTATGTCATCAACAGGGTAGATGTGCCCGTTTCATGGACGAACTACATCGGCGTTAACGAGATGTGCGGGGTGCTCAACCATACAGCGGGCGGGTACCTGTTTTACAAATCACCCGAATACCACCGTATCACCCGCTTTCGCCCAAACGGGGTGCCGATGGACCGCCCTGGCCACTATGTATATGTGCGCGATGATGATACGGGCGAATACTGGAGCATTTCGTGGCAGCCTGTGGGCAAACCGCTTGATAAAGCGCGTTACGAATGCCGCCATGGGCTTTCTTACTCGCGTTACATTTGCGATTACAACGGAATCAACGCACAGCAAACGCTGTTCATCCCAATAGAAGACCCTGTGGAATTATGGGATGTAACACTGCATAACAGCAGTGACAGAGAACGGCACCTCAGCATTTTTTCTTACTGTGAGTTTTCGTTTCATCACATTGAAATGGATAACAAAAATCATCAAATGAGCCTGTATGCCTCCGGTTCGTCTTATCAAGACGGCATAATTCAATACGATTTGTTTTACGAAGAGGATGGTTATCAGTTTTTTACGTCTAATTTTACCCCAGATGGTTACGACTGTGTGCGTGATGCCTTTTTAGGCAGTTATCGCACAGAAACTAACCCCCTCGCGGTAGAACGTGGTGCGTGCAGCGGCAGTACCGAGTTTGGGGGCAACCACTGTGCTGTTCTGCATAAAAAAGTATCGATTCAATCAGGGGAGAACGCGCGCTTACTCTTTATGCTGGGTGAGCAGGGTTACGAAAATGCGAAAGTGATGCGGAAAAAATACTCCGATGAAGCTACAGTAGACCGTTGCTTTGCCGATTTGGCAAAGTTTTGGGACGATAAATTGAGCCGTTTGCAAGTAAACACCCCCAACGAGGGGATGAACACGATGCTCAATATTTGGACGCTATACCAAAGCGAAATTAACGTGATGTTTTCGCGTTTTGCTTCGTTTATTGAGGTTGGAGGAAGAACAGGGCTTGGCTACCGAGACACCGCCCAAGATGCCATGACGGTGCCGCATTCCAACCCGCAAAAATGCCGTCAGCGTATCATCGAGCTGCTGCGTGGCTTGGTGACGCAGGGCTACGGGCTACACCTGTTTCAACCCGAGTGGTTTGACCCTCAAGAGAAAAAGCAAAGCTTTAAATCCCCAACGGTGGTGCCTACCCCCAACAAATCTCAGATGATTCACGGGTTAGAGGATACCTGCGCAGATGATGCCCTGTGGCTGATTGCTGCCATTGTAGAATACATTAAAGAAACAGGCGAGTTTTCATTGCTCGATGAGACAGTTACTTATGCCGACGGCGGCAGCGGAACAGTGTACGAGCATATGACGAAAATCCTCGATTTTTCAACAGAGCAAGTTGGTGCAAATGGCATTTGCAAAGGGTTGCGAGCCGACTGGAACGATTGCCTCAATTTGGGTGGCGGCGAAAGCGCCATGGTAAGCTTTTTGCATTACTGGGCACTGCAATATTTTATCGAGCTTGCATGCTATGTCGGCAAGACAGAAGATGCCGCTAAATACGGCGCAATTGCAAAGCAGATCAAAGCAGTAAGCGAAAAAGTGCTGTGGGACGGCAAATGGTATGCCCGCGGCATCACGGCAAAAGGGCGTAAAATAGGCGTGCAAAGCGACAGCGAAGGCAGGGTTCATCTCGAAAGCAACGCGTGGGCGGTGCTTTCGGGTGTTGCAGGCAAAGAGCATGGCGAACTTTGTATGGATTCGGTAAATGAATACCTGTACACCCCTTACGGACTGATGCTGGTTGCGCCTGCCTACAGCACCCCCGACGATGACATCGGCTTTGTAACGCGTGTATACCGCGGAGTAAAAGAGAACGGTTCCGTTTTTAGCCACTCCAACCCATGGGCGTGGGCGGCAGAGGCAAAGCTGGGCAGGGGTACCCGTGCTATGAAGTTTTATGATGCGCTCTGCCCCTATCATCAGAACAATCTTATTGAAATCCGCCAAAGCGAGCCGTATTCCTACTGTCAGTTTATTATGGGCAAAGACCATACTGCACATGGCAGGGCACGTCACCCGTTTATGACCGGTTCGGGCGGCTGGAGTTACTTTGCGGCAACTCGCTTTCTGCTCGGCATCCGCCCCGATTTTAATCATCTGATGATTGACCCCTGCATTCCTTCACACTGGCAGGGCTTTACAGCAGTACGCAAGTGGCGCGGCGCTACCTACAACATTACGGTGCAAAACCCCAACGGGGTGGAAAAAGGCGTAAAAACCGTCTTGCTTGCAGGTAAAACATTAGAGGGCGGAGCGGTACCGTGCCAGCCTACCGGCAGCGTCAACGATGTAACGATTATAATGGGATAG
- a CDS encoding phosphoglucomutase/phosphomannomutase family protein — protein MIKFGTGGWRAIIGDDFTKANVQLLTCALARMMKDSGSAEKGFCIGYDRRFLSAEAAKWAAEVMAGEGIHCKVLDREAPTPLIMFTVKQLNLDYGMAITASHNPAIYNGIKVFTSGGRDADERVTAEIEMYIADLCGKPINTMNYNKAIDCGTVEEIDSFNDYIDSILSAVNTEAIKQRRLKVALDPMYGVSQTSLRTILLTTRCDVEVIHERHDTLFGGRLPAPNEDTMKSLVNYVLDHHCDLGVATDGDADRIGVIDDCGEFLHPNRILTLLYYYLVKYKGWHGPVVRNNSTTHMLDKVAESFGEKCYEVPVGFKHVSAKMRETNAVIGGESSGGLTVRGHIQGKDGIYAAALLVEMVAVTGKRLSQLYKEILDTYGILYTHESDYRMTAECKQQLTKLLFADKLLPEFSLPIEHISYLDGCKIYFKNGGWIIARFSGTEPLLRVCCEMQQQHLAEQTVQTLQEFLKL, from the coding sequence ATGATTAAGTTTGGAACAGGCGGCTGGCGAGCGATTATCGGGGACGATTTTACTAAGGCAAATGTTCAGCTGCTTACCTGTGCGCTTGCACGAATGATGAAAGATTCGGGTAGTGCAGAAAAAGGTTTTTGTATTGGATATGACCGCCGTTTTCTCTCGGCAGAGGCGGCAAAATGGGCGGCAGAGGTGATGGCAGGCGAGGGGATTCACTGCAAGGTGCTCGACCGCGAAGCCCCAACCCCGCTGATTATGTTTACCGTAAAGCAATTGAATCTGGATTACGGTATGGCAATTACCGCCAGCCATAATCCAGCCATTTATAATGGGATTAAGGTGTTTACTTCCGGCGGAAGAGATGCAGACGAACGTGTCACCGCCGAAATCGAAATGTATATCGCCGACCTTTGCGGAAAGCCAATCAACACAATGAATTACAATAAAGCAATCGATTGCGGTACGGTAGAAGAAATCGATTCATTCAACGATTATATCGACAGTATTTTATCTGCGGTAAATACCGAGGCAATTAAGCAAAGAAGGCTAAAAGTTGCGCTTGACCCGATGTACGGCGTCAGCCAAACCTCACTGCGCACGATATTGCTTACTACACGTTGCGATGTAGAGGTAATCCACGAGCGCCACGATACGCTGTTTGGGGGCAGGCTGCCTGCACCCAATGAAGATACTATGAAAAGCCTTGTCAACTACGTGCTTGACCACCATTGCGACCTTGGTGTTGCAACCGACGGGGACGCTGACAGAATCGGTGTGATCGACGACTGCGGTGAGTTTTTGCACCCCAACCGCATCCTAACCCTGCTGTACTATTATCTTGTAAAATACAAGGGCTGGCATGGCCCTGTTGTGCGCAACAATTCCACTACGCATATGCTCGATAAGGTTGCCGAAAGCTTTGGCGAAAAATGCTACGAAGTGCCCGTAGGGTTTAAGCATGTTTCGGCTAAAATGCGCGAAACCAATGCGGTCATCGGCGGCGAAAGCTCGGGCGGGCTTACGGTGCGCGGGCATATTCAGGGCAAAGACGGTATCTATGCCGCGGCTTTGTTGGTTGAAATGGTTGCCGTCACAGGCAAGCGTTTATCCCAACTGTACAAAGAAATTCTCGATACCTATGGCATTTTGTATACCCATGAAAGCGATTACCGCATGACAGCCGAGTGCAAGCAACAACTTACCAAGCTGCTGTTTGCAGATAAACTGCTGCCGGAGTTTTCACTGCCTATCGAGCATATTTCATACCTTGACGGCTGCAAAATCTACTTTAAAAACGGGGGATGGATTATCGCTCGCTTTTCGGGTACCGAGCCATTGCTTCGTGTTTGCTGCGAAATGCAGCAGCAGCATCTTGCCGAGCAAACAGTGCAAACATTGCAAGAGTTTTTGAAATTGTAA
- a CDS encoding sensor histidine kinase translates to MNRNLCKKMGKPSLKWELIAIVLACWILPVLIIVGVLGYYINNNINNQIINTISTSVDNAVKTSKNRIEAAVAASRNASYAPTVKASYYAYQSTGDHEALYGKVSAFLSQQYKYDDKFLTTMLYYIDAPDRIYYTYNDGYSGSYSGVRKYLQDVHEKVQKLSQGLGTKVEFLNVNGSVYMVRNILDYNKVFEPYAVLVMELNPDVMFEGIKNVVWATDATIWLNSTSVVLRGDAFDLNMKRIVFEEGRSNFQNYRGVSVVSGMEDLQICRLSYAVGVDRISLMRELSSFQSMFIGVLLLIVPLLGLAIWFFYGTISRPISSLIGAASIIERGELGYQINSDFHNREFQYLTDAFNSMSAKLKYQFERIYSEELALRDAKIMALQSQINPHFLNNTLEIINWEARLADNIKVSRMIEALSTMLDAAMDRKGKPVVRLSEEMMYADAYLYIIAERLGKRLAVKKEIDETLLDCKVPRLIMQPIIENAVEHGVQAQQRGEIIIRIYSEQGKLILEVENNGTLTQEDEKHIAQLLSSDYDAKDENSGNLGISNVNQRLKIIYGEKSGLTIKTDNNGHVVAKIIIDSAQ, encoded by the coding sequence TTGAATAGGAACCTATGCAAAAAAATGGGGAAGCCTTCGCTCAAGTGGGAGCTCATTGCCATTGTTTTGGCATGTTGGATTTTGCCGGTACTGATTATTGTGGGGGTACTGGGGTATTACATCAACAACAACATCAACAACCAAATTATCAATACCATCAGCACATCGGTGGATAACGCGGTAAAAACAAGTAAAAACCGCATTGAAGCAGCGGTGGCGGCATCGCGCAATGCTTCGTATGCCCCTACTGTAAAAGCGTCGTACTATGCATATCAAAGTACGGGAGATCATGAGGCTTTATACGGTAAGGTATCCGCGTTTTTGTCGCAGCAATATAAATATGATGATAAATTTCTCACCACCATGCTTTATTACATCGACGCCCCCGACCGTATTTACTATACATATAACGACGGTTATTCCGGCAGCTATTCCGGTGTACGTAAATACCTGCAGGATGTACACGAAAAAGTGCAAAAGCTCTCTCAGGGGCTGGGTACCAAAGTGGAGTTTCTCAATGTAAACGGCAGTGTCTATATGGTGCGCAACATCCTCGATTACAACAAGGTGTTTGAACCCTATGCCGTGCTTGTGATGGAACTGAACCCCGATGTGATGTTCGAAGGCATCAAAAACGTTGTGTGGGCAACCGATGCCACCATTTGGCTGAACAGCACATCGGTGGTGCTGCGCGGTGATGCATTCGACCTGAATATGAAACGAATTGTTTTTGAAGAGGGCAGAAGTAATTTTCAAAATTACCGCGGTGTTTCGGTGGTTTCGGGTATGGAGGATTTGCAAATTTGCCGCCTCAGCTACGCGGTGGGGGTAGACCGCATTTCATTAATGCGTGAGCTGTCGAGTTTTCAATCTATGTTTATTGGGGTTTTGCTGCTCATTGTTCCTCTGTTGGGGCTTGCAATTTGGTTTTTCTATGGTACCATATCGCGCCCGATAAGCAGCTTAATCGGTGCTGCAAGCATCATCGAGCGGGGCGAACTCGGCTATCAAATCAATTCGGATTTTCATAATCGTGAGTTTCAATACCTAACCGATGCGTTCAATAGTATGTCTGCAAAGCTGAAATACCAGTTCGAACGCATCTACAGCGAAGAGCTTGCCCTGCGAGACGCAAAAATTATGGCTTTGCAATCACAAATCAATCCGCATTTTCTCAACAATACGCTCGAAATCATCAACTGGGAGGCTCGGCTTGCCGACAATATTAAAGTTTCGCGTATGATTGAAGCACTTTCTACTATGCTGGATGCAGCGATGGACAGAAAAGGCAAACCTGTGGTGCGCCTTTCGGAAGAGATGATGTATGCGGATGCATATTTATATATTATTGCCGAACGTTTGGGCAAGAGGCTTGCTGTAAAAAAAGAAATTGACGAAACGTTACTCGATTGCAAGGTGCCCCGCCTGATTATGCAGCCGATTATTGAAAATGCGGTAGAGCATGGAGTACAGGCGCAGCAACGAGGCGAAATTATTATACGTATATACAGCGAGCAGGGTAAACTGATTTTGGAAGTAGAAAACAACGGTACACTAACCCAAGAGGATGAGAAGCACATTGCACAATTGCTTTCATCAGATTATGATGCGAAAGATGAAAACTCCGGCAATTTGGGTATCAGCAACGTAAACCAAAGGCTTAAAATTATTTACGGCGAAAAAAGCGGGCTTACAATCAAAACAGACAATAATGGACACGTTGTAGCTAAAATAATAATAGACTCTGCACAATGA
- a CDS encoding ABC transporter substrate-binding protein yields the protein MKRIIALVLAIVLSAAMFAGCQKTPAPPESDAGSSTAPAVGNKPVELTVVTSYGGDDGNRANYENAYKAFEAASGNVVKDASGTSNEEWKAKIMADFETGAEPDVLFYFNGNDANKLIEGGKVVSIEEIRKVYPDYASNMKDEMMGASPVDGKNYSVPVNGYWEGLFVNKKVLADCGVEVPGADYTWEQFMKDCKTIADKGYTPIACSLQEVPHYWFEFCTFNFGTVANHATLPASSSDEAGKAWVNGLNDMKAMYEAGFFPKNTTTATDPETFQLMADNKAAFAIDGSWKLGWFEENAANIDDFTVTYVPAKNDRKATDMIGGLSMGYYITKKAWDDPEKQAACVEFVKAMTTDEVVSTFGATAVTALKNGTAVPENANSLVTAALSLTKGATGVAPAAQDLLNQAARNALFADVKNVVTGKTTAEASVDAALAIKG from the coding sequence ATGAAACGAATTATAGCACTGGTACTTGCCATTGTTCTTTCCGCGGCAATGTTTGCGGGTTGTCAGAAAACTCCGGCGCCCCCCGAGAGTGATGCCGGTTCAAGCACAGCGCCTGCAGTTGGCAATAAGCCCGTTGAACTTACCGTAGTTACTTCTTACGGCGGCGACGACGGCAATAGGGCAAACTACGAAAATGCGTATAAAGCGTTCGAAGCTGCAAGCGGCAACGTCGTTAAGGACGCATCCGGTACATCCAACGAAGAGTGGAAAGCCAAAATTATGGCAGACTTCGAAACAGGTGCAGAGCCCGACGTTCTGTTCTATTTCAACGGAAATGACGCTAACAAACTGATTGAAGGCGGCAAGGTTGTATCCATTGAAGAAATTCGTAAAGTATATCCCGATTATGCATCCAATATGAAGGATGAAATGATGGGTGCTTCGCCTGTAGACGGCAAAAATTATTCTGTTCCGGTAAACGGCTACTGGGAAGGGCTTTTCGTCAACAAAAAAGTGCTTGCAGATTGCGGCGTTGAGGTTCCCGGTGCAGATTACACATGGGAGCAGTTTATGAAAGACTGCAAAACAATTGCGGACAAGGGCTATACCCCCATTGCCTGTTCTTTGCAAGAGGTTCCTCACTACTGGTTTGAATTTTGCACCTTTAACTTTGGTACGGTAGCAAACCATGCCACCTTGCCGGCATCTTCTTCCGATGAAGCAGGAAAAGCTTGGGTTAACGGCCTCAACGACATGAAAGCTATGTATGAAGCAGGGTTCTTCCCCAAAAACACCACCACCGCAACCGACCCTGAAACATTCCAGTTAATGGCAGACAACAAAGCTGCTTTTGCAATCGACGGTTCTTGGAAGCTCGGTTGGTTTGAAGAAAATGCTGCGAATATCGATGATTTTACCGTTACATACGTACCCGCTAAAAACGACCGCAAAGCAACCGATATGATTGGCGGCTTATCCATGGGCTACTATATCACCAAAAAAGCTTGGGATGACCCCGAAAAACAGGCAGCTTGTGTGGAGTTTGTAAAAGCAATGACTACCGATGAGGTTGTGTCTACGTTTGGTGCAACGGCTGTTACCGCTTTGAAGAACGGTACAGCTGTACCCGAAAACGCGAATTCACTTGTAACGGCTGCACTTTCTCTTACAAAGGGTGCTACCGGTGTGGCCCCTGCGGCACAAGACCTTTTAAATCAGGCAGCACGCAATGCTTTATTTGCAGATGTGAAAAACGTAGTAACAGGCAAAACAACAGCAGAAGCATCCGTTGATGCGGCACTTGCAATTAAAGGCTAA
- a CDS encoding carbohydrate ABC transporter permease yields the protein MNSMIYKKKGPLAVFLTPALLFMAVFLYYPFVMNVVNSFFNITGLGTAAQGMNTPWYQNYTKLFTDPNMAAAFGNTMLLMILTIVFQVGFALVLALLVDTIRTGSQFFRTVYFFPIVISATALGLLFNLIFLYDGGMVNQLLLKLGIADANTLIDWKDEGHYLFTMFLPVMWQYVGFYFVIIVTGLNNISPDIYEAAEIDGAGGFKRVRYITLPLLHNVLCTCLVLAVTGALKVFDLPWVMMGRGIPMDRSWLTGTYMYEQTFNVGDVDYGSAIAIVIVVLGVIISQLVNRVLKEKEY from the coding sequence ATGAACTCTATGATTTATAAAAAGAAAGGTCCGCTTGCGGTTTTTCTTACTCCTGCATTGCTGTTTATGGCTGTATTTCTTTATTACCCTTTTGTGATGAATGTTGTAAACAGTTTTTTTAACATCACCGGGCTTGGTACTGCTGCCCAGGGCATGAATACCCCTTGGTATCAAAACTATACCAAGCTTTTTACCGACCCTAACATGGCAGCTGCTTTTGGCAATACCATGTTACTTATGATTTTGACAATTGTGTTTCAGGTTGGATTTGCACTGGTTTTGGCGTTGCTAGTGGATACCATTCGCACGGGTTCGCAATTTTTTCGTACGGTATACTTTTTCCCCATCGTAATTTCTGCAACGGCACTGGGTTTGCTATTCAACTTGATATTTTTATATGATGGCGGCATGGTCAATCAATTATTGTTAAAGTTAGGTATAGCTGATGCCAATACCTTAATTGATTGGAAGGACGAAGGGCATTACTTATTTACCATGTTCTTACCTGTTATGTGGCAATATGTGGGATTTTATTTCGTGATTATTGTAACAGGGCTGAATAATATCTCACCCGATATTTATGAAGCAGCCGAGATCGACGGCGCAGGAGGTTTTAAGCGTGTGCGCTACATTACGCTGCCTTTGCTGCATAATGTGTTATGCACTTGCTTAGTGCTTGCAGTAACGGGTGCGCTTAAGGTGTTTGATTTGCCATGGGTGATGATGGGCAGAGGCATACCGATGGATCGGTCATGGCTTACAGGTACCTATATGTACGAACAAACTTTTAACGTGGGCGATGTTGACTATGGCTCAGCCATTGCCATTGTAATTGTGGTACTGGGTGTTATAATATCGCAACTTGTCAACCGCGTGCTGAAAGAAAAAGAGTATTGA
- a CDS encoding carbohydrate ABC transporter permease, whose product MTGIQTAKPQLKQLKPMPVHKRKAPIGKIIIYLVLSLWAITTMYPFFWVIINSFKKKGLIRSDSFSIPIGDSFSLDNYRTAFERVDILGAYKNSLIISISVTLVVVLLAGFAAYGLSRYNFKGKNAVYSLIVASMMFPVFSTIIPVFRMMFSWKIANTGNVGLSLFSVILPQIAGNLAFSIIVLMGFIKSLPIDLEEAAFMEGCNIFQIFFRIIVPITKPSFATVAIFTFLWSYNDLFTQMFFLRYKESYTITLLLNEISSQAGVNYGLMTAAVVLVVVPVLIVYIFLQKNIIKGMTAGAIKG is encoded by the coding sequence ATGACAGGAATTCAAACTGCAAAGCCGCAGTTAAAGCAGCTAAAACCGATGCCTGTACATAAGCGAAAGGCTCCTATCGGCAAAATAATCATCTATCTGGTTCTTTCTCTTTGGGCAATCACAACCATGTATCCGTTTTTTTGGGTTATCATCAACTCGTTTAAAAAGAAGGGGCTCATTCGCTCCGATTCTTTCTCCATCCCAATAGGCGATTCGTTTAGTTTAGATAATTACAGGACAGCATTTGAGCGTGTAGATATTTTGGGTGCTTACAAAAACAGCCTGATTATCTCTATTTCGGTTACTCTGGTGGTGGTACTTTTGGCGGGCTTTGCGGCTTACGGTTTATCCCGCTATAATTTCAAAGGTAAAAATGCAGTTTACTCACTCATCGTCGCAAGCATGATGTTCCCTGTGTTTTCCACCATCATACCCGTATTTCGTATGATGTTTTCTTGGAAAATCGCCAATACAGGCAATGTTGGGCTATCGCTGTTCAGCGTAATTTTGCCCCAAATTGCGGGCAATTTAGCGTTTTCCATCATTGTTTTAATGGGCTTTATCAAAAGTTTGCCGATAGACCTTGAAGAAGCAGCATTTATGGAGGGCTGCAACATCTTCCAGATATTCTTTCGTATCATTGTACCAATTACAAAACCATCGTTTGCAACGGTTGCCATCTTTACATTTTTGTGGAGCTATAACGACTTGTTTACGCAGATGTTCTTTTTGCGTTATAAAGAATCTTATACCATTACGCTGCTGCTCAACGAAATCAGTTCGCAGGCAGGGGTTAACTACGGTTTGATGACGGCAGCTGTTGTTTTGGTGGTGGTTCCTGTTTTGATTGTGTACATTTTCTTGCAAAAGAATATAATTAAAGGTATGACAGCGGGTGCAATCAAAGGCTAA
- a CDS encoding response regulator transcription factor, producing MYKVLIVDDESIIVEGLTRIVPWERYCCEVVGSANDGVEGTLAIRKQKPDILFTDIRMPGKDGLGMLAGIKSEFPDMQVTVLTGFRDFSYAQEAIKLGVTRFLLKPSKMDELEEALDAMTSNLHSLLHNSRQTAVQAPTNHSEVASSFIVRQAVSYIEEHCSEKISLCDVADKCYVSQWHLSKLLGKYTNQSFYDILNGARIAKAKELLYNPALRISDISEMVGYIDTAHFSRVFKKSEGISANEYRNLKTD from the coding sequence ATGTACAAGGTGTTGATTGTGGACGATGAATCGATTATTGTAGAGGGGCTTACACGGATTGTTCCGTGGGAACGCTATTGCTGCGAGGTAGTAGGTTCGGCTAATGACGGAGTAGAGGGCACTTTGGCAATTCGCAAACAAAAACCTGATATCCTGTTTACCGATATTCGTATGCCGGGAAAAGACGGCTTGGGCATGCTTGCCGGAATTAAATCGGAGTTCCCCGATATGCAGGTGACGGTGCTCACTGGTTTTCGCGATTTTTCGTATGCACAAGAGGCAATCAAGCTTGGTGTTACGCGCTTTTTGCTCAAACCTTCAAAAATGGATGAGCTGGAAGAAGCACTGGACGCAATGACAAGCAATTTGCACAGTTTGTTACATAACAGCAGGCAAACCGCGGTACAGGCGCCAACAAATCACAGTGAGGTTGCAAGCAGCTTTATTGTAAGGCAGGCTGTATCTTATATTGAAGAACACTGCAGTGAAAAAATATCATTATGCGATGTCGCCGACAAATGCTATGTCAGCCAGTGGCATCTTAGCAAGCTGCTCGGTAAATACACCAATCAAAGCTTTTATGATATCCTCAACGGCGCACGGATCGCAAAGGCGAAAGAACTGCTGTACAACCCTGCGCTGCGTATCAGCGATATTTCTGAAATGGTTGGGTATATCGATACTGCACATTTTTCTCGGGTTTTTAAAAAGAGCGAAGGGATTTCTGCCAACGAGTACCGCAATTTAAAAACAGATTGA